In Pseudomonas leptonychotis, the genomic stretch TCGCCCAGCCCGGCGCAGTCGCTGCAGTGGACAAGGCGCTACGCTTGGACAGCACGGTGATGCTGGTCGATGACCCGGTTAAGCGGGTCGACAACATGACCATGGCCTGGGGCTTGGAAGCGCGTACGCCGTTCCTCGATTACCGTCTGGCCGAGCTTTCCGCACGCATTCCTGGGCGTTTCAAGCTGCCCGACGGCGGCAAGCACGTGCTCAAGGAAGCTGCGCGCCAGGTCATCCCCAGCGAGGTGATTGATCGGCCCAAAGGCTACTTCCCGGTACCGGGCCTCAAGCATCTGGAAGGCGCTACGCTGGGTTGGGTACGTGACCTCTTGCTGGACCCCAGCCAGGATCGCGGCCTGTTTAACCCAGCGATGCTTGACCGCTTACTGAGTGACCCACATGGCCAGCTGACCCCGCTGCGTGGCTCCAAGTTGTGGCAGATGGCGGCGCTCAATCTGTGGTTGAACGAACACGGCCTGTAGGACTCGTAGTGCATAGGGTGATAGCACATCCACCCTACGCGTATCTGCGCACAGCCTAACCCGGATCTAATCCGTGGTGTCACGGCACAACCCACGCCCCTGCAGACCGGGGGCGTAGCGATAGAGGACGAGGGACATTCCCATGCGCGCCAACGCCATCAACCAACGCCTGCTGCGCGGCCAGACGCCCTCCTACGAGCGTCTACAGGCGCGCTTTGCCGAAGCACCCGGCAGCCAGTTGGGCCAGCCGAAAGCCGTGCACTGCGGCTGGGGTCGTCTGTTGCTCGGTCACACTTACCCAGACCCCGCCACCCTGGCCAGTGATCTGCTGAATGAGCAAGCCGGCGAGCGCGACATTGCCTTATATGTGGCCGCCCCACACCAAGTACTGGCCCAGGCGCCGCAGCAGTTATTTCTTGACCCCTCCGACACCTTGCGCCTGTGGTTCACCGACTACCGCCAGGCGCGCCGTGGCTTTCGTGGCTATCGGGTGCGCCGGGCGCAGAACGAAGCGGATTGGCAGGCAATCAACACCCTCTACCAGCTACGCGGCATGCTGCCCATCGAGCCTGAAAAACTCACCCCGCGCCATCTGGGAGGCCCGGTGTATTGGCTGGCCGAAGATGAAGACAGCGGAGCAGTGATCGGCAGCGTCATGGGCCTTAATCATCACAAGGCCTATCAGGACCCGGATCACGGCAGCAGCCTCTGGTGCCTGGCGGTAGACCCGCACTGCAGCCGACCGGGTGTTGGCGAGGTGTTGGTGCGCCACCTGATTGAGCACTTTATGAGCCGAGGCCTCAGCCACTTGGACCTGTCCGTATTGCACGACAATGACCAAGCCAAAGGGCTCTACGCCAAGCTGGGCTTTCGTGAACTGCAGACCTTCAGCATCAAGCGCAAAAACGGTATCAATGAAGCACTGTTTATCGGCCCGGGCCCGCATACACCGATGAACCCCTACGCTCGGATCATCGTCGATGAAGCCCTGCGCCGTGGCATCGATGTGCAGGTGGACGATGCCGAAGCCGGTCTCTTCACCCTCAATCATGGCGGTCGACGCATCCGCTGCCGCGAGTCGCTGAGCGACCTGACCAGTGCGGTGAGCATGACCCTCTGCCAGGACAAGCGCCTGACCCACCGCGCCCTGGCCCAGGCAGGTCTGCTTCTGCCCGCCCAGCGTTTAGCGGGCAGCGCCGAAGAAAATGCGGCGTTTCTTGCCGAACACGGCAGTGTGGTGGTCAAACCGGTGGACGGCGAACAAGGCCAAGGCGTAGCCGTGGACCTGCGTACATCGCTGGATATGCAGGACGCCATCGAGCGCGCCAGCACCTTCGACAGCCGTGTGCTACTGGAAAGCTTTCATCAGGGCGATGACTTGCGCATTCTGGTGATCGGCTTTGCCGTGGTGGCCGCCGCCATTCGCCGCCCCGCTGAAGTGATGGGCGACGGCCAACACAGTATCGGCGAGTTAATCGATGCACAGAGCCGCCGCCGGCAAGCCGCTACCGAAGGTGAAAGCCGCATCCCCAAGGACGCCGAAACCCTGCGCACCCTGCATGCCGCCGGGGTCGACTACAGCAGCGTGCTCCCAGCCGGGCAACGTCTGGCTGTGCGCAAAACCGCCAACCTGCACACCGGCGGCAGCCTGGAGGATGTCACCGACATCCTCCACCCAGTACTGGCGGATGCCGCAGTTAAAGCAGCCCGCGCCCTGGACATTCCCGTGGTTGGCCTCGACCTGCTGGTACCCGCTGCCGACCAGCCCGAGTACGTATTTATCGAGGCCAACGAGCGCGCCGGCTTGGCCAATCATCAGCCGCAACCGACGGCCGAACGCTTTATCGACCTGCTGTTTCCACTCAGCCGTGTGGATTGAACCTCACAGAACCGCGATATACGGCGCAATCCGGGTCACTACCGACCCGGTGCACCAGGCCTTATCGGGACCAGAACTGTGTAGGGTGGATCGGGGCGCATAACTGACGCCTTTCTCATCCACCATCGCGATTGGGTGGATGGATAAAGCCTCATCCACCCTACGAGATCGCAGACCGCCCAGACAATTTTCGCCAGGAGAACTTATATGCAGCAACTCCCTGAACCTGATCTCGATTATCTGCAAAAGGTATTGCTGGAAATGCTCGCCATTCCCAGCCCTACCGGCTTTACCGACACCATCGTGCGTTATGTAGCCGAACGCTTAGAAGAGATTGGCATCCCCTTCGAGATGACCCGCCGCGGCACCATTCGCGGCACCCTCACAGGTAAACAGAGCAGCCCCGACCGCGCCGTATCGGCGCACTTGGATACGATTGGCGCCATCGTCCGCGAGCTGCAAGACAACGGTCGCCTGGGTCTGGCGGCAGTGGGTTGCTGGTCAAGCCGTTTCGCCGAAGGCAGCCGCGTCAGCGTATTTACCGATCACGGCGTGATTCGCGGCAGCGTGCTGCCATTGATGGCCTCAGGGCACGCCTTCAACACCGCCGTGGACCAGTTGCCAATCAGTTGGGACCATATCGAGCTGCGCCTGGATGCGTATTGCAGCACCCGCGCCGACTGCGAGTCGCTGGGCATTTCGGTGGGTGATTTCGTCGCGTTTGACCCGCTGCCGGAGTTCACCGAAAGCGGCCATATCAGCTCTCGCCATCTGGACGACAAGGCTGGCGTTGCGGCCCTGCTCACCGCGCTCAAAGCCATCAAGGATAACGACCTTGAGCTGGAGATCGACTGTCACCCGCTGTTCACCATCACCGAGGAAGTCGGTTCCGGAGCCGCTGCCGCCCTGCCTTGGGATGTCAGCGAGTTTGTCGGCATCGACATCGCCCCGGTTGCACCGGGCCAGCAATCCAGCGAACACACCGTCAGTGTGGCCATGCAGGACTCTGGCGGCCCGTACGACTATCACCTGTCGCGCCAGCTGCTGCGTTTGGCCAGCGAGCATGAAGTGCCGGTGCGCCGCGACCTGTTCCGCTACTACCACAGCGACGCACAATCAGCCGTGACTGCCGGCCATGACATCCGCACGGCCTTGCTGGCCTTTGGTTGTGATGCCACCCACGGCTATGAGCGCACACATATCGACAGCCTCAAGGCTCTCAGCCGCCTGCTCACCGCCTACATGCTCAGCCCGCCGGTATTTGCCAGCGATGCTCAACCGGCACAGGGCTCGCTAGAGCGCTTCAGCCATCAACTGGAACACGATGCACAGATGGAAAGTGACACCCGCGTACCCACTGTCGACAGCTTGTTGCGCCCACGCGATCAGGACGCTTGAAGGGCTGCGCGCATCCGGGCAAAGTGATGGCATGACGCGGAGCCAACTATCAGGCCCCAGATAATAATAATGAGGTTGGTGAATGCCTCGGATATGGCTGGCATTGGTATTGTTCTGGCTCTGCGGCCCGGCGTGGGCGCTATCGCCTGCAAC encodes the following:
- a CDS encoding osmoprotectant NAGGN system M42 family peptidase; its protein translation is MQQLPEPDLDYLQKVLLEMLAIPSPTGFTDTIVRYVAERLEEIGIPFEMTRRGTIRGTLTGKQSSPDRAVSAHLDTIGAIVRELQDNGRLGLAAVGCWSSRFAEGSRVSVFTDHGVIRGSVLPLMASGHAFNTAVDQLPISWDHIELRLDAYCSTRADCESLGISVGDFVAFDPLPEFTESGHISSRHLDDKAGVAALLTALKAIKDNDLELEIDCHPLFTITEEVGSGAAAALPWDVSEFVGIDIAPVAPGQQSSEHTVSVAMQDSGGPYDYHLSRQLLRLASEHEVPVRRDLFRYYHSDAQSAVTAGHDIRTALLAFGCDATHGYERTHIDSLKALSRLLTAYMLSPPVFASDAQPAQGSLERFSHQLEHDAQMESDTRVPTVDSLLRPRDQDA